The sequence TCGTAGAATCGAAGGACGAAGCCGTCGTTATTTTTCACTATACCCAAACTGGCATAAGGCATGTTCAGATACGCCAAACCCGCATAGTCACCCGACTTCAAAGCACTTGCATCCAGCACTGCGGTGGCATACGATTCGGGGCCGATGACGCGTTGAGTCAAGGTGTTTTTTGCCCAGAGAAAATCGTTGGCAGGCAAAGTATGCAAACGCAATGCTCCTTTTTTCTTATTAAGCTCCCATTTGGCATCCACCGGATTGTGGTTCCATTGCCAAACGGATTGAAGTGCCGGACCTGAAAAATCGTCATTGCGCTGGTAAGGAGCCGAAGGACTTGTCTGTGCAGCCACATTCGGTTTGAGCCAGGTGCGGGGCGAGCGACCCAAATTGCCCGGAAGCCCAAAATAGGGCCAGCCATCCTGCCAGGTAACCGGTGAAAGGCATGTGGTGCGACCAACAGACATAAAGTCGATCATCGAAAAGCCCCACCAATCGCCATTGGGCAAATCGACAATACCACCCTGATGCATTGGCACAGCCCCGAAATAGTTGTTGCCAGCCGGTGTAAGTTGGAACTTGAAGCCCGGAGCCGGAACCTTAGACCCGAGACCAACATTGTCCGTCAGCCATCCCCGCTGAAACCCGAAAGTTTCTTCTGCGCTGATAACAGTAGTTTCATACGGACCGTAAGGCTTATCAGCACGGGCACATTGCATCCGCCCTGTGGGGGAATAATTGGCACTGATAATGTAATATTTCCCCTTTATTTTGTACATGTGATGTCCTTCGCCCATGTTGTTTCCGGCAGGAATAATAATCTTGTCACTACCATCCACAATGCCGCTAAAGTCTGGTTTCAGTTCTACCAAATGCACCTCATTGTATTTGTAAACAGCATAAATCTTCCCGTCTTCGTCGAAGAGAATGGACAAATCATAAATCTCGATATTGAGCGGTTTATGTATCCACGGCCCTTTCGGATCTTTGGACATAAACACCTGCATTCCATGATTGTTCACATTGGTAAAAATGTAGAACATGCCGTTGTGATAGCGGATACACGGCGCCCAAATTCCCTGCCCGTAAGCCTCCT comes from Paludibacter jiangxiensis and encodes:
- a CDS encoding glycoside hydrolase family 43 protein; amino-acid sequence: MHHRKSLILIVLCVFASCMSYAQTWTADNGNGTYTNPLFYDEFSDPDMIRVGDDFYLAGTTMHAMPGVVVMHSKDLVNWEFLGYCFKNLNLGDDFNLENGKEAYGQGIWAPCIRYHNGMFYIFTNVNNHGMQVFMSKDPKGPWIHKPLNIEIYDLSILFDEDGKIYAVYKYNEVHLVELKPDFSGIVDGSDKIIIPAGNNMGEGHHMYKIKGKYYIISANYSPTGRMQCARADKPYGPYETTVISAEETFGFQRGWLTDNVGLGSKVPAPGFKFQLTPAGNNYFGAVPMHQGGIVDLPNGDWWGFSMIDFMSVGRTTCLSPVTWQDGWPYFGLPGNLGRSPRTWLKPNVAAQTSPSAPYQRNDDFSGPALQSVWQWNHNPVDAKWELNKKKGALRLHTLPANDFLWAKNTLTQRVIGPESYATAVLDASALKSGDYAGLAYLNMPYASLGIVKNNDGFVLRFYDQYQNKTIEEKLTSGKISLRASGDYEKDIAQFSYSVDGMNFTNIGDSIRLPYQLKTFQGSRYALFAYNTQGKEGGYADFDNFRVVEPLADRSHNIPVGKIITLTNLGTDAPVWANPHGMMHSAATGSKEAQGNGCQFRVHDRGKGRVALEALNGTGFLTVVGIGISGDVRLMKQESEGSLFQWQDMLHNQCMLLSLKTNRYVGLTPGTGEPYAADRPGTLPNRKDGTVLSWTIVGE